In Variovorax paradoxus, a single genomic region encodes these proteins:
- a CDS encoding glycosyltransferase family 61 protein, with the protein MSEGGEVVSSLPIKEKARRLYRAAKGAFRKRVPRKVPSLALLFDAGWYAKGLGKKAVLENPLDHYLKVGFMTGDPNPMFDTAWYVARHPELRSGRKNPFVHYFEIGERAGDPPSPRFDPKWYLEKYPDVAATRASPLAHFLRFGAAEGRLPKRPAHFDSWAALSGYLAELPPTLAAVPCSIELPVRAMGSLETLQEGGNARDIFRVAGGFCEGLNGAPDYPPSAYVARIEKSMLLAGTRYLVAPSGFLLHDENAHFLAQPDVAVKYKKATRSATSGQLNLEAMLRQGAWVESGLNVMHEYENNYFHFIAETLPRMILAEEAGVPPTVPFLVTGDLHPNIEKLFDISNTARRPVIALEKGTLYRVEEMYYPSDLTSVIDAYEGGRAARQTGLDVGRIRMAIDRCKQRFPVGAIAGKRRIFASRNGSYRNLLNQKQIENRLLKIGFEIVCADELDLEEQIRIFQDAEMVVGSTGAQMSNMVWCRPGTRVLVLASDHPSHQLYFWELLGRVSGAAVTILQGPRANARDDIYSLHDDYYVDEGAVVAAISRIK; encoded by the coding sequence GTGTCTGAAGGCGGCGAGGTCGTGAGTAGTTTGCCAATCAAGGAGAAGGCCAGGCGCCTCTACAGGGCTGCCAAGGGAGCATTCCGCAAGCGAGTGCCAAGAAAGGTGCCCTCCCTCGCGCTGCTTTTTGACGCGGGCTGGTATGCAAAGGGGCTTGGGAAAAAGGCAGTTCTCGAGAACCCGCTCGACCATTATCTGAAGGTCGGGTTCATGACAGGGGATCCCAACCCCATGTTCGATACGGCGTGGTACGTGGCGCGGCACCCTGAGTTGCGTTCAGGCCGGAAAAATCCGTTCGTTCATTATTTCGAAATAGGTGAGCGTGCCGGTGATCCGCCGAGCCCTCGATTCGATCCAAAGTGGTATTTGGAGAAATATCCGGATGTTGCCGCGACGAGGGCGAGCCCTCTGGCGCATTTCTTGAGATTTGGTGCTGCCGAAGGGCGGCTTCCCAAGCGGCCCGCGCACTTTGATTCTTGGGCGGCACTCTCTGGTTATTTGGCCGAATTGCCGCCAACGTTGGCGGCCGTGCCTTGCTCGATCGAGCTACCCGTGCGTGCCATGGGTTCCTTGGAAACCCTGCAGGAAGGTGGCAATGCCCGAGATATTTTCCGGGTGGCCGGTGGATTCTGCGAAGGGTTGAATGGTGCGCCGGATTACCCGCCGAGTGCATATGTTGCGCGGATAGAAAAATCGATGCTGCTTGCCGGCACACGCTACCTTGTTGCTCCTTCCGGATTTTTGCTGCATGACGAAAATGCGCATTTCCTTGCGCAGCCGGATGTCGCCGTCAAATACAAAAAGGCAACGCGCTCTGCAACTTCTGGCCAACTGAACTTGGAAGCAATGCTGCGCCAGGGCGCATGGGTCGAGTCCGGCTTGAATGTCATGCATGAGTATGAAAATAATTATTTTCATTTCATTGCAGAAACATTGCCACGGATGATTCTGGCGGAAGAAGCCGGAGTTCCGCCTACAGTGCCATTTCTCGTGACGGGCGACCTTCATCCCAATATCGAAAAGCTTTTCGACATTTCCAATACTGCGCGCAGACCCGTCATCGCCTTGGAGAAGGGGACACTGTATCGAGTGGAGGAGATGTACTATCCCTCCGATCTCACATCGGTCATTGATGCATACGAGGGTGGCCGCGCAGCTCGGCAAACCGGTCTTGATGTAGGTCGTATTCGCATGGCCATTGATCGTTGCAAACAGCGCTTCCCGGTTGGCGCAATCGCTGGGAAGCGAAGGATTTTTGCCAGTCGCAACGGAAGTTACCGAAATTTATTGAATCAAAAGCAGATTGAAAATCGCCTGCTGAAAATTGGTTTTGAAATCGTATGCGCCGATGAGTTGGATCTCGAGGAGCAAATTCGAATATTTCAGGATGCCGAGATGGTAGTGGGCTCGACGGGAGCGCAGATGAGCAATATGGTTTGGTGTCGACCGGGCACTCGCGTGCTTGTGCTGGCATCCGACCACCCAAGTCACCAACTCTACTTCTGGGAGCTTCTGGGGCGGGTGTCCGGTGCGGCGGTGACGATTTTGCAAGGGCCACGTGCAAACGCGCGAGACGATATTTACAGCTTACACGATGATTATTATGTCGACGAAG